The following are encoded together in the Babesia microti strain RI chromosome II, complete genome genome:
- a CDS encoding tRNA dimethylallyltransferase (overlaps_old_locusTagID:BBM_II01495;~overlaps_old_locusTagID:BBM_II01500): protein MRFHDITTFKLTIRHSTNKYNFLSSNSNNIPTNILEFCGICYKNNDVEMNNSLIFIIGPTATGKTKFSIDLSLKLKESGINAEILNCDSMQVYKGYPIGTDLPNKEELNTITHHLFNIIDVNEVYNASKYATDAIKLIDKLHKSNILPVVVGGTNMYVESLLWPSFINKTEPINFDDEYDDYPTDQLYHKLNEVDPERAIQLHKNDRKRIIRSLLLWYNMGVKHSEVLIDEKNKDNLMYNTLIFYIDCDPTIHSERILNRVNYMINNGIIDEAIVLYNIYEKRSFSDKQSGIFQSIAYKEIFPFIRENADMKSQIVIDQIRDILVNKTKKYSKRQRTWIKNRFQAKGLNIVKFDTTDLQQFTRYIYLASGMVVDFINKKN, encoded by the exons atgAGATTCCATGATATAACAACTTTTAAACTCACAATTCGGCATTcaactaataaatacaacTTTTTATCTAGcaatagtaataatattcCAACAAATATACTTGAATTTTGTGGTATctgttataaaaataatgacGTCGAGATGAACAACTCTTTAATATTCATTATTGGGCCCACTGCCACAGGAAAGaccaaattttcaatagaTTTATCATTGAAATTAAAGGAATCTGGAATCAATGCTGAAATCTTGAACTGTGATTCAATGCAA GTGTATAAGGGTTACCCAATAGGCACCGATTTACCTAATAAAGAAGAATTAAATACTATTACACACCATctatttaacattattgATGTTAATGAAGTTTATAATGCAAGCAAATATGCTACTGATGCTATTAAACTG ATAGATAAGTTACATAAATCAAACATTTTGCCCGTTGTTGTCGGTGGAACAAATATGTATGTTGAATCGTTGCTATGGCCATCATTTATCAACAAAACTGaaccaataaattttgatgatg aatatGATGATTATCCAACCGATCAATTGTAccataaattaaatgaagTTGATCCAGAAAGG GCAATACAACtgcataaaaatgataGGAAAAGGATCATTCGCTCATTGTTA TTATGGTATAATATGGGTGTTAAACATAGTGAGGTATTGATTGATGAAAAGAATAAAGATAATTTGATGTATAATACactaatattttacattgaTTGCGATCCAACAATACATTCTGAAAGGATTTTAAATAGGgttaattatatgataaac aatggAATAATTGATGAAGCAATTGTACtgtataacatatatgAGAAACGTTCATTTAGCGATAAACAGAGTGGAATTTTTCAAAGTATAG CATATAAAGAGATATTTCCTTTTATTAGAGAAAATGCAGATATGAAATCgcaaattgttattgaccAAATTAGAGATATTTTAGTGAATAagactaaaaaatattccAAACGACAGAGGACTTGGATCAAAAACAGGTTCCAAGCAAAAggtttaaatattgttaaatttgatacaacag ACCTTCAACAATTTActagatatatatatcttgCATCTGGTATGGTTGttgattttattaataaaaaaaattga
- a CDS encoding Pre-rRNA-processing protein ESF1 (overlaps_old_locusTagID:BBM_II01515) has product MDSRFNIGPSFKKHKKRKPIVEDDRFRKLKEIEKLEKYTDAIVDPFGRPISSNKSTNYVDDKFESDIEYSESDGETEDLKEGSSIWDKECDIQLGDPTDRIAVIGCDWDNINSTDIFALFQTMYKSYALEKNIEVTNVVKRASIYLSNFGKSRIHSESINGPTLLPSNFNATNTEINDEKIYTNEENCDDELCDSDKYETFRKYQLEKSRYYYAVVELCSVDVASVLYDELDGVEVGFAINSLDLRFIPPEIQFTDSPISQAIEIPAGYNPPVTNTSALRHSKVTCSWDMAPAKRTKILTRRYNYDQLNDLCIDEYIASDHSYSDVSDGKAANDNRSSDSNDSNYTSTINDTNESEDDDVSGRFRGKRKNNLNKLELSKYRELLLNTADNEDSSKYDKFGNKNGKSVEGKAGNFLISFNPRIERCKQSDSKSDYTVNDYSSSDIEENDVKQMETSSSRRSKKKMKYFKHKYDKMDVFQADLEDPRFAEVFTGENYEIDITNPNYKHTATNKSMLDKRRRKLSRA; this is encoded by the coding sequence ATGGATTCCCGATTTAATATCGGTCCTAGTTTCAAAAAACATAAAAAAAGAAAACCCATTGTTGAAGATGATAGGTTTAGGAAACTGAAAGAAATCGAAAaacttgaaaaatataCCGATGCCATTGTAGATCCATTTGGAAGACCAATATCTTCAAACAAATCCACTAATTATGTTGACGATAAATTCGAATCGGATATCGAATACAGTGAATCGGATGGTGAAACGGAAGATTTGAAAGAAGGTTCGTCAATTTGGGACAAGGAATGTGACATACAACTTGGCGATCCTACAGATAGGATCGCAGTTATTGGCTGCGATTGggataatataaattccaCGGATATTTTTGCACTATTCCAAACAATGTACAAGTCATATGCATTAGAAAAGAACATTGAAGTAACCAACGTGGTAAAAAGAGCCTCAATTTACCTTTCTAATTTTGGAAAATCGCGTATTCACTCCGAAAGTATAAATGGCCCTACGCTCTTGCCATCCAATTTCAATGCTACCAATACTGAAATTaatgatgaaaaaatttatacaaatgaaGAAAATTGTGATGATGAACTCTGTGATAgtgataaatatgaaacCTTCAGGAAGTATCAACTGGAAAAGTCGCGATACTACTACGCAGTTGTTGAACTGTGCAGTGTTGATGTGGCTAGTGTATTGTATGATGAATTAGATGGAGTGGAAGTTGGATTTGCAATTAATTCTTTGGACCTTAGGTTTATCCCTCCTGAAATTCAGTTTACTGATAGTCCAATCTCACAAGCCATCGAAATACCAGCCGGCTATAACCCACCAGTCACAAACACTTCCGCCCTTCGCCATTCTAAGGTTACTTGTTCATGGGATATGGCTCCGGCAAAACGCACTAAGATACTTACCAGAAGGTATAACTATGACCAGTTGAATGATTTATGCATTGACGAGTATATAGCCTCTGATCACTCTTACTCTGATGTATCTGATGGCAAGGCAGCTAATGATAATCGATCGTCAGATTCCAATGATTCTAATTATACAAGTACAataaatgatacaaatgaaAGTGAAGATGATGATGTTTCTGGTAGGTTCAGAGGTAAACgtaaaaacaatttaaacaaaCTCGAACTAAGTAAGTACAGAGAGTTACTACTAAATACGGCGGATAATGAGGATAGCAGTAAGTACgataaatttggcaataaaAATGGGAAATCGGTTGAGGGAAAAGCtggcaattttttaatctcATTCAATCCCAGAATTGAAAGGTGCAAACAATCAGATTCCAAATCTGACTATACTGTCAATGATTATTCATCAAGTGATATCGAGGAAAACGATGTTAAACAAATGGAGACAAGTTCTAGTAGAAGAAGTAAAAAGAAgatgaaatatttcaagcataaatatgataaaatggATGTCTTCCAAGCGGACTTGGAAGATCCGAGATTTGCTGAAGTGTTCACAGGTGAAAACTACGAAATTGACATTACAAACCCCAATTACAAGCACACAGCCACTAATAAATCCATGCTTGATAAGCGTAGGAGGAAATTGTCTCGTGCCTAG
- a CDS encoding hypothetical protein (overlaps_old_locusTagID:BBM_II01510) — MKTFSIIITFITLFLITSEGHNLSSAGYTHQFLQITSKEIDRDSNTEPTPIVHIVSQDNSKISDQKVGSFLRKKIWNYSNGWMSSNASNFYRQLIDNEKLNLSRICDVNECQNK, encoded by the exons ATGAAAACTTTTTCTATTATcataacatttataacTCTATTTCTCATAACATCAGAGGGACATAATCTCAGTTCAGCTGGTTATACacatcaatttttgcaaataacATCAAAGGAAATAGATCGTGatagt AACACCGAACCTACTCCAATCGTACACATTGTCTCCCAAGACAACTCAAAGATCAGTGATCAAAA GGTTGGTAGTTTTTTGAGAAAAAAGATTTGGAATTATTCAAACGGATGGATG AGTTCGAATGCGTCCAATTTCTATCGtcaattaattgataatgag aaattaaatttgtctCGTATTTGCG ATGTAAATGAATGCCAGAATAAGtaa
- a CDS encoding conserved Plasmodium protein, unknown function (overlaps_old_locusTagID:BBM_II01500) — protein MYIISILVYILTNITKLSSFTINGANNTQLCLNAVFKTRIGKKPLSNSLLNQEGATHITELVNERIKISHPGPNRKIIDPKFLYISNVDIEITDSALENFFNYIFGPLLVKSNLEKCKYTNRHRGFGKLTFNTAEIATIAMLEYNGVKLGRKSIILSEFLYSSKKHEVLNSKLKNASTIIKRLNNHDEC, from the exons atgtatattatatcaattttagtTTATATACTAACTAATATtaccaaattatcatcatttacaattaatggC GCCAACAATACTCAATTATGCCTAAATGCAGTATTTAAAACTAGAATCGGGAAGAAACCTCTATCCAACTCATTATTAAATCAAGAAGGAGCAACACACATCACCGAATTGGTTAATGAAAGGATAAAAATTAGCCATCCTGGTCCTAATAGAAAGATTATAGACCCCAAATTCCTGTATATATCTAATGTGGATATAGAAATTACAGATTCTGCTCTCGAAAACTTTTTTAACTATATTTTTGGACCTTTACTTGTAAAATCGAATTTAgaaaaatgtaaatatacaa ATAGGCATAGAGGTTTTGGGAAATTAACGTTCAACACAGCTGAAATTGCTACAATTGCTATGCTGGAATACAATGGTGTTAAACTCGGACGCAAATCAATAATTCTCTCAGAATTTCTCTATTCGTCAAAAAAACACGAAGTACTAAACTCTAAACTGAAAAATGCATCGACAATCATTAAAAGATTGAATAACCATGATGAATGTTGA
- a CDS encoding blood stage antigen 41-3 precursor (overlaps_old_locusTagID:BBM_II01490), giving the protein MYNITRSIQIYFMFIIITQLFQVCVIECEFEETNDNSSTSPSIEIKLSPPENPLPEISEQIQKAEVTREEIEDGLITKLKDTFNQKLVESHDKIKNCVEQNFQDFVKSKKFKMIMNDLNHKRSFNSNANENHPSFLQISNYNTKSDIVPSSVRIMMEDTETLDPIVNQKIKQIEELRNDSEIQLFDRAKNEFDELLEITLTELDKNIKIQLDVLFTNATHNGKHVNVLRDINKTNLEESTSSILSKAKSISKKSSKLFKEGMKLFSPSFLQISSSNIQQKLLNVKIGQPDKPYPTVDDLVMNMEKRRDASEKDIRNKILNIEMKYIKAHHEMAKDALHTVTARLLSQLGKVPHNSDIY; this is encoded by the exons ATGTATAACATTACAAGAtctatacaaatatattttatgtttatcatcattacacaattatttCAAGTATGT GTAATAGAGTGTGAATTTGAAGAGACAAATGATAATTCATCAACTTCTCCTTctattgaaattaaattatcgCCACCTGAAAAT CCTCTACCTGAAATATCAGAACAAATACAAAAAGCAGAGGTTACAAGGGAAGAGATTGAAGAT ggaTTGATTACTAAACTCAAGGATACATTTAATCAGAAGCTTGTTGAATCacatgataaaattaagaaTTGTGTTGAACAA AATTTTCAAGATTTTGTTAAatccaaaaaattcaaaatgaTTATGAATGATCTAAATCATAAACGCTCATTTAATTCTAATGC GAATGAAAATCATCCTTCTTTCttacaaatttcaaattataatacaaaatCAGACATAGTACCCTCATCAGTTCGTATTAtg ATGGAAGATACAGAAACATTAGACCCTATTGTTAACCAGAAAATT AAACAAATCGAAGAATTAAGAAATGATTCTGAAATACAA TTATTTGATCGCgctaaaaatgaatttgatgaacTTTTAGAGATTACTTTAACag aactGGATAAGAACATAAAAATCCAACTAGATGTACTTTTTACCAACGCAACACATAATGGAAAACATGTAAATGTACTTAGAGATATCAATAAAACGAATTTAGAGGAAAGTACTTCAAGTATTTTAAGTAAGGCAAAATCGATCAGTAAGAAATCATCAAAACTATTTAAGGAGGGAATGAAA CTGTTTAGTCCATCgtttttacaaatttcatcaaGTAATATACAGCAGAAGTTGTTGAATGTCAAAATTGGGCAACCTGATAAGCC TTATCCTACTGTTGATGATTTGGTTATGAATATGGAAAAGAGGAGAGATGCTTCGGAGAAGGAT ATTAGgaataaaatattgaatatagaaatgaaatatatcaagGCCCATCACGAGATGGCCAAAGATGCACTACACACTGTCACCGCCAGGCTCCTATCGCAACTGGGCAAAGTACCACATAACTcagatatatattaa
- a CDS encoding hypothetical protein (overlaps_old_locusTagID:BBM_II01505), whose amino-acid sequence MFGCHIYNNKSKVILLKSGHYRRIVDFTSDDIEMLSIKEKVLSCINSLDTSCCINNNNNEIFINSYDNIEVYDCDTVDIVNNDITTSDHKCVDKECIELDIKINLDHNNDIFQSTYNETSESTKSEKNSTMYIDSTKNEKIFEINIIKAESDMNIDKHDKMNIEPGVKVLFYINSKESPIGVIAKINTEKGIITIERNCMTRFFPIKLITKLVTDRKDVEKYKEKLYKNKGNLEHCIVIHARNFQNPIGIEFQNKIIKQKFINNLTMSRYNTNGVTPNRIDII is encoded by the coding sequence ATGTTTGGCTGCCATATCTATAACAATAAATCTAAAGTAATACTACTTAAAAGTGGTCATTATAGGAGGATTGTAGATTTTACCAGTGATGATATTGAGATGCTGTCTATCAAGGAGAAAGTATTATCATGTATTAATTCTCTTGACACAAGTTGctgtattaataataataataatgaaatatttattaacagttatgataatattgaagTGTACGATTGTGACACTGTtgatattgtaaataatgatataactACAAGCGATCATAAATGTGTAGATAAAGAATGTATAGAAttagatataaaaattaatttagatcatAATAATGACATTTTTCAATCAACATATAATGAAACAAGCGAGTCAACTAAAAGTGAAAAAAATAGTACAATGTATATTGATTCCACGAAGAAcgaaaaaatatttgaaattaatattataaaagCAGAATCAGATAtgaatattgataaacatGATAAAATGAATATAGAACCCGGTGTAAAagtattattttacataaattcGAAAGAATCTCCAATTGGAGTAATCGCAAAGATTAATACTGAAAAGGGAATAATAACGATAGAGAGAAACTGCATGACAAGATTCTTTCCGATCAAATTGattactaaattagtaaCAGATAGGAAGGATGTTGAAAAATACAAGGAAAAgttgtataaaaataaagGGAATTTGGAACATTGTATAGTGATACACGCAAGAAACTTCCAAAACCCAATAGGAATCgaatttcaaaataaaattattaaacaaaaatttataaataatttaacaatgAGCAGGTACAATACTAATGGTGTCACGCCCAACAGAATAgacataatataa
- a CDS encoding hypothetical protein (overlaps_old_locusTagID:BBM_II01515): MGNLRELKISDMNEYLSNPDINVANRKLFDKISIPEMVVQLSQCDDFPEEFDYDLENTTVFGLLLKTLDRLITDSTHINEILANEQAKEIFLFACKNGYDSVRVLIAKKIKYALDFRDINDEMHSIAWEMLFDPYFSVHNHISKMLLKLLYEGNSKLFTEKNVERLVNFIKIEARFMVNEFNDTEQIISYKLRILDFIVDSSIISSDVYNIFKESDIFGDIFKFYKCDDVLLMLNSLQIAEKYIMSKLDIKFLNISLSNDCETIKLLFDDLKARANEYLSNGISDIILSPLLEIITTIIEMYRSINILMIDNCYILRLLSAILAETDCDSRNTVAFAAIHSFYSLYHVPEFTEILDKFTDIPTGMIKRLTSANEQVQYETICTFIKLAESTIDNAEIFEKMFLKNVGPFVLTNFNSFPLEDCRTRIYNLLELMVAPQFSSFKTFYGQIIEFFRKLEFKLQDVSYAATRAKENFLQKVIKTNTHNALDMKFDQKEIDMLYQIIAQI; the protein is encoded by the exons ATGGGTAACCTTAGGgaattaaaaattagtgATATGAATGAGTATCTTTCCAAT CCAGATATCAATGTAGCAAATCGTAAACTATTTGATAAG ATTAGTATACCTGAGATGGTTGTGCAACTGAGCCAATGTGATGATTTCCCTGAAGAATTTGATTATGATCTGGAAAACACAACAGTTTTTGGATTGTTACTCAAGACTCTTGATAGGCTCATAACTGATTCCACACATATTAATGAGATATTGGCCAATGAACAG GCAAAAGAAATATTTCTTTTTGCATGTAAAAATGGGTACGACAGCGTTAGGGTACTTATAGCCAAAAAGATAAAGTATGCTCTGGACTTTAGGG atataaatgatgaaatgCATTCAATTGCCTGGGAAATGTTATTTGATCCCTACTTTTCAGTACATAATCACATCTCAAAGATGCTACTAAAA CTTTTATACGAAGgaaattccaaattgtttacCGAAAAAAATGTGGAACGCTTAGTTAACTTCATAAAAATAGAAGCTAGGTTTATGGTCAATGAATTCAATGATACagaacaaattatcagttACAAGCTCAGAATTTTAGACTTTATCGTCGATTCttcaattatttcatcGGATGTTTACAACATTTTTAAAGAATCAGACATATTCGGCGATATTTTCAAGTTTTATAAATGTGATGATGTGCTTTTAATGTTAAATTCACTTCAGATTgctgaaaaatatattatgtctaaattagatattaAATTTCTAAACATATCATTATCTAATGATTGTGAAACGATCAAACTGCTATTTGATGACTTAAAGGCCCGCGctaatgaatatttaaGCAATGGGATTAGTGATATAATTCTATCACCTTTACTAGAAATTATCACTACGATAATTGAAATGTATCGTTCtatcaatatattaatgattgACAACTGTTACATACTAAGACTTCTTAGTGCCATACTCGCTGAAACAGATTGTGACTCCCGTAATACGGTAGCATTTGCGGCAATTCACTCATTCTATTCCTTATACCATGTGCCAGAGTTTACAGAGATACTGGATAAGTTCACGGATATCCCCACAGGGATGATCAAGAGACTTACTAGTGCCAATGAACAGGTACAATATGAAACAATATGcacatttataaaattagcCGAAAGTACTATTGATAATGCCGAAATCTTTGAAAAAATGTTCCTGAAGAATGTAGGGCCATTTGTACTAACCAACTTTAACTCATTCCCCCTTGAAGATTGTAGGACGAggatatataatttactgGAGCTCATGGTGGCCCCGCAATTTAGCTCCTTTAAGACTTTTTACGGGCAAATCATCGAATTCTTCAGAAAATTGGAGTTTAAATTGCAAGATGTAAGTTATGCTGCTACACGAGCTAAAGAAAATTTTCTACAAAAAGTCATTAAAACTAACACACATAATGCTCTGGATATGAAATTTGACCAGAAGGAGATTGATATGTTATACCAAATAATAGCCCAAATCTAA